A genomic segment from Flavobacterium sp. 9R encodes:
- a CDS encoding transcriptional regulator: MGIIDKLNKDFESRVRLGIMSILMVNDWVDFTEMKSLLDITDGNLASHSSALEKGEYIEVKKEFVGKKPKTSYRVTNKGRVTFEQHLKSLEKLLKTK, from the coding sequence ATGGGAATTATAGATAAATTAAATAAAGATTTCGAGAGTCGCGTCAGATTAGGCATTATGTCTATTTTGATGGTTAACGATTGGGTAGATTTTACCGAAATGAAATCGCTATTGGATATAACCGATGGAAATTTAGCCAGCCATTCCAGTGCTTTAGAAAAAGGGGAATATATCGAAGTTAAAAAAGAATTTGTTGGTAAGAAACCCAAAACTTCTTATCGAGTAACGAATAAAGGACGTGTTACCTTTGAACAACACCTCAAAAGTCTTGAAAAATTATTGAAAACTAAATAA